A single Nostoc sp. PCC 7107 DNA region contains:
- the mgtA gene encoding magnesium-translocating P-type ATPase → MKTLSQSPYSSKKPKTGSSQSVDSSKTLIDIAQHNVDGVLHLFDTSLEGLSETEAKRRLEKSGLNEIAREKAIAWYVQLLKTVTNPLSLLLIVLATISLLTGSPTAALIIFAMVIFGGLLRFSQEFQSNKAAEKLREMVSATATVSRLGAAPKKEKGITAGKEIAVKLLVPGDVIFLSAGDMIPADVRLIATKDLFLSQSTLTGESLPTEKHAELPDHNEKNPLELVNLCFMGTAVVSGSGTAVVAETGSHTYLASLAKTVSGRKPRTSFDKGVNGVTMLLLRFMLIMAPLVFVINGVVKGNWIEAFTFGLSVAVGLAPEMLPVIVTANLAKGAITMSNKKVIVKNIDAIQDFGSMNILCTDKTGTLTQDKIVLQRHLDPYGQESTDVLKYAYLNSFYQTGLKNLLDIAVLDHNQELASLDIEKNYQKFDEIPFDFVRRRMSVVVEEMGKQHILICKGAVEEVLKVCTQLKVNDQVLPMDESVHTKVADLQQKLNSEGLRVVSVAYKVMPTDQSHYAITDESDLILLGNIAFLDPPKDSAAQAIKALKRNGVDIKIITGDNEIITRKICKDVGLPIQKVLLGSDIDSLSDDELASSAATTTIFAKFSPTQKAKVIQVLRKKGNIVGYMGDGINDAAALREADVGISVDTAVDIAKESADIILLEKNLLILESGVIEGRKTFANIIKYIRMGTSSNFGNMFSVLGASAILPFLPMQPVQILINNLLYDFSQTGIPFDDVDRDDLVKPPKWKVDNIQRFMMFIGPVSSIFDYSTFALMWFIFGANSVDNQALFQTGWFVESLMTQTLIIHVIRTAKIPFFQSRASLPMLMITATVMGVGMYLPFSPIGSSLGLVPLPAVYFLWLALILTCYCVLTQLVKTWFIKKYGYT, encoded by the coding sequence ATGAAGACGTTAAGCCAGTCTCCCTATTCATCCAAAAAGCCTAAAACGGGATCTAGCCAGTCTGTAGATTCATCAAAAACGCTCATTGATATTGCTCAACATAATGTGGATGGAGTTCTGCACTTATTTGACACTTCTTTAGAGGGGTTGAGTGAGACTGAAGCCAAACGGCGATTAGAGAAATCTGGACTAAATGAGATCGCCCGTGAAAAAGCGATCGCGTGGTATGTCCAACTCCTAAAAACGGTGACTAATCCCCTCTCGCTTTTACTCATTGTTCTGGCGACGATTTCACTGTTAACCGGGAGTCCCACAGCCGCCTTGATCATTTTTGCGATGGTGATTTTCGGTGGTTTGCTGCGCTTTTCACAAGAATTTCAGTCGAACAAAGCCGCCGAAAAGCTGCGAGAAATGGTGAGCGCAACAGCAACGGTGAGTCGCTTGGGTGCCGCACCGAAAAAAGAGAAGGGAATAACAGCAGGAAAAGAAATTGCAGTGAAGCTACTTGTACCTGGTGATGTCATCTTTCTGTCAGCCGGAGATATGATTCCAGCCGATGTCAGGCTGATTGCGACGAAAGATTTATTCCTCAGTCAGTCAACCCTCACCGGGGAGTCTCTACCCACTGAAAAACACGCAGAACTCCCAGATCACAATGAGAAAAACCCACTAGAGTTAGTCAACCTCTGTTTCATGGGTACGGCGGTAGTCAGTGGTTCTGGAACAGCCGTTGTCGCCGAAACGGGTAGTCATACTTATCTAGCATCACTAGCTAAAACCGTTAGTGGACGCAAACCACGCACGAGCTTTGACAAAGGTGTCAATGGTGTCACCATGTTGCTGTTGCGCTTTATGCTGATCATGGCTCCACTAGTCTTTGTGATCAATGGGGTGGTTAAAGGCAATTGGATTGAGGCATTCACCTTCGGTTTATCTGTAGCTGTAGGACTGGCTCCAGAAATGTTACCTGTGATTGTCACGGCAAATTTGGCCAAGGGGGCAATTACCATGTCTAACAAAAAGGTAATTGTCAAAAACATTGATGCAATTCAAGACTTTGGCTCCATGAATATTCTCTGTACTGACAAAACAGGCACTCTCACCCAAGATAAAATCGTTTTACAGAGGCATTTAGATCCCTACGGTCAAGAAAGTACAGATGTCCTCAAATATGCTTATCTTAATAGCTTTTACCAAACTGGCTTAAAAAATTTATTGGATATCGCCGTTCTCGATCACAATCAAGAACTTGCATCTTTAGACATTGAAAAAAACTACCAGAAATTTGATGAAATTCCCTTTGACTTTGTGCGTCGTCGGATGTCTGTTGTCGTCGAAGAAATGGGAAAACAGCATATCCTGATTTGCAAAGGTGCAGTTGAAGAAGTCCTCAAAGTCTGCACTCAACTCAAAGTTAATGATCAGGTTTTGCCAATGGATGAGTCAGTCCATACCAAGGTTGCTGATTTACAACAAAAACTCAATTCTGAAGGGTTACGGGTAGTCTCGGTGGCATACAAAGTCATGCCAACGGATCAATCGCATTATGCCATTACCGATGAGAGTGATTTGATTTTGTTGGGTAACATTGCGTTTCTCGATCCGCCTAAAGATTCCGCAGCCCAAGCAATTAAAGCTCTCAAACGCAATGGAGTCGATATAAAAATTATCACCGGGGATAATGAAATCATTACTCGTAAAATCTGCAAAGATGTTGGCTTACCTATCCAAAAGGTTTTATTAGGTAGCGATATTGACTCTTTATCAGATGATGAATTAGCTTCATCTGCTGCAACCACAACTATTTTTGCTAAATTTTCTCCCACTCAAAAAGCCAAAGTTATTCAGGTGCTGCGAAAAAAAGGCAACATTGTGGGATACATGGGAGATGGGATCAATGATGCAGCCGCTTTGCGGGAGGCAGATGTGGGCATCTCAGTTGATACGGCGGTCGATATTGCCAAAGAATCGGCAGACATTATTTTGTTAGAAAAAAACTTATTAATCCTGGAATCTGGAGTAATCGAAGGTCGCAAGACTTTTGCCAATATCATCAAATATATCAGAATGGGTACTAGCTCTAACTTTGGCAATATGTTTAGTGTCTTGGGTGCAAGTGCGATTTTGCCATTTTTACCGATGCAGCCAGTACAAATATTAATAAATAATCTCCTATACGACTTTTCGCAAACAGGTATTCCCTTCGATGATGTGGATCGAGATGACCTCGTTAAGCCACCGAAATGGAAAGTTGATAATATTCAGCGATTTATGATGTTTATCGGCCCGGTTAGCTCCATTTTCGACTATTCCACATTTGCTCTGATGTGGTTTATCTTTGGGGCAAACTCTGTAGACAATCAAGCTTTGTTCCAAACGGGTTGGTTTGTGGAAAGTCTGATGACTCAAACGTTGATTATCCATGTCATTCGCACAGCTAAAATTCCTTTTTTCCAGAGTCGGGCTTCTTTACCGATGCTAATGATCACTGCCACTGTAATGGGAGTGGGAATGTATCTGCCATTTTCGCCAATTGGATCTAGTTTGGGGTTAGTTCCTTTGCCAGCCGTTTATTTTCTCTGGTTAGCTTTAATCCTAACTTGCTATTGTGTATTGACTCAACTTGTGAAAACTTGGTTCATCAAGAAATATGGATATACCTAA
- a CDS encoding DUF2807 domain-containing protein: protein MFAACSLNLGGLRGSGIVKTESREVAGFSSISFKSVGRVRVQQTGKESLTISAEDNILPLLDSRVKDHILYLGIVNDSSFAPTKPIEFVLQVKSLKSLHIDGVGSIEAKGIQGKQLSVSLDGVGSMTIAGSTDVLDLSLSGVGSFKGEEFKTKQATVRHSGVGSAVVNVSDRLDATVSGVGSVEYIGSPQVRESVKGVGSVKKR from the coding sequence ATGTTTGCAGCCTGCTCTTTGAACTTGGGTGGGCTTAGAGGATCTGGAATCGTCAAAACTGAATCTAGAGAAGTGGCTGGATTTTCATCCATCTCCTTTAAATCTGTGGGTAGGGTCAGGGTGCAGCAGACGGGAAAAGAGTCCCTGACTATTAGCGCAGAAGACAACATCCTGCCGCTTTTAGATAGTCGCGTCAAAGATCACATTCTGTATCTTGGCATTGTCAATGATTCCTCTTTCGCTCCGACCAAGCCGATTGAGTTTGTTTTGCAGGTCAAGAGTCTGAAAAGCTTGCACATAGATGGGGTCGGCAGTATTGAAGCCAAGGGTATTCAAGGCAAACAGTTATCAGTTTCTCTTGATGGCGTGGGTAGTATGACGATCGCAGGAAGCACTGATGTACTAGACCTTAGCCTTTCTGGGGTCGGAAGCTTTAAGGGCGAGGAGTTCAAGACTAAACAGGCTACGGTTCGCCATAGCGGCGTGGGGAGTGCAGTAGTCAATGTGAGTGATCGGTTAGATGCAACTGTATCTGGCGTAGGGTCAGTAGAGTATATTGGTTCTCCCCAAGTTCGGGAATCTGTGAAAGGCGTGGGATCAGTCAAGAAACGGTAG
- a CDS encoding Uma2 family endonuclease, with amino-acid sequence MRSPIPVFSVAEYLEAETKSELRHEYLGGQIFAMAGGSKAHNIITLNIASRLRSQLRGGASDVFMSDMKVKLSATNQNQTIFYYPDVVVTCSSEDRDNYFLNYPCVIFEVLSPSTEVSVGVARRRHRREKLVNYQTIGSLQEYVLVSQDEIKVEVYRQDLLGNWTQEILGIEDKLVLNSVNLQLTMTDIYEDIF; translated from the coding sequence ATGCGATCGCCGATTCCCGTTTTCTCGGTTGCCGAATATTTAGAAGCAGAAACTAAAAGCGAACTCCGCCATGAGTATTTGGGTGGTCAAATTTTTGCGATGGCGGGGGGCAGTAAGGCGCACAATATCATTACTTTAAATATTGCTAGTCGGTTACGTTCTCAATTGCGGGGTGGGGCAAGCGATGTGTTTATGTCAGATATGAAAGTCAAGTTAAGCGCTACTAATCAAAATCAGACGATATTTTATTATCCTGATGTAGTGGTTACTTGTAGCTCTGAGGATCGAGATAACTATTTTCTGAATTATCCTTGTGTGATTTTTGAGGTGTTATCACCAAGTACCGAGGTTAGCGTAGGCGTAGCCCGCCGTAGGCATCGCCGTGAAAAGCTGGTTAATTATCAGACTATCGGTAGTTTACAGGAGTATGTTTTAGTTTCGCAAGATGAGATAAAAGTGGAAGTTTATCGTCAAGATTTGCTAGGGAATTGGACACAGGAGATTTTGGGAATTGAGGATAAATTAGTTTTAAATTCGGTCAATTTACAGCTAACAATGACAGATATCTATGAGGATATTTTTTGA
- a CDS encoding DUF6544 family protein, with amino-acid sequence MTKQISLNTLWDLAISKDRVFDSDEFAHLPEAARRYLEHAIAPGTKIASAVRLQMHGEIKLKSWIPFKAEQVICWEHGLIWSATAWMNGLPIVGSDRIIDGVGAMQWKLLGIFPVMIASGSDITRSAVGRLQSESICLPSVFYGDDVTWTTIDSSHLHSSFVLQDERAELDLTIDQTGRLKTVKLPRWGNPEGAEFHDVDFGAIIDDEGTFSGYTIPTRLRVGWYFGSERFESEGEFFRATIDNAIYR; translated from the coding sequence ATGACTAAACAGATTTCTCTCAATACGCTCTGGGATTTAGCGATATCTAAGGATCGTGTATTTGATTCAGACGAATTCGCTCATTTACCAGAAGCAGCAAGACGATATCTCGAACACGCGATCGCTCCTGGAACCAAAATTGCATCTGCGGTGCGATTGCAGATGCACGGCGAAATCAAATTGAAGAGTTGGATTCCATTCAAAGCAGAGCAAGTTATTTGCTGGGAGCATGGACTGATTTGGAGTGCTACAGCATGGATGAATGGTTTGCCAATCGTGGGATCGGATCGGATTATAGACGGTGTAGGTGCTATGCAGTGGAAGCTTTTAGGAATTTTCCCTGTGATGATAGCTTCGGGTTCCGATATTACACGGTCTGCTGTTGGTCGTCTCCAGTCAGAGTCAATCTGTTTACCATCTGTGTTCTATGGTGATGATGTGACCTGGACAACAATAGATTCATCACATTTACATTCGAGTTTCGTACTACAGGATGAGAGAGCAGAACTTGATTTGACTATTGATCAAACAGGTCGGCTCAAAACCGTCAAGTTACCGCGCTGGGGCAATCCAGAAGGTGCTGAGTTTCATGATGTGGACTTTGGTGCAATTATAGACGATGAAGGTACATTCTCTGGCTACACAATTCCCACACGTCTGCGAGTTGGATGGTACTTTGGCTCTGAAAGGTTTGAGTCAGAGGGCGAATTTTTCCGAGCCACAATTGATAATGCAATCTATCGCTAG
- a CDS encoding pentapeptide repeat-containing protein has product MDANEVLRRYANGERNFREADWRGISLTNANLSGIDLSGAHLSNADLSDSDLSNANLNWAGLKGSNFNRANLRGAKMPDGRKHNDFLESANYFFS; this is encoded by the coding sequence ATGGATGCCAATGAAGTTTTAAGACGATATGCCAACGGAGAAAGAAATTTTAGAGAGGCAGACTGGAGAGGAATCAGCCTAACTAACGCAAATTTGAGTGGAATAGACTTGAGTGGCGCACATTTGAGTAACGCAGATTTGAGCGACTCCGATTTAAGCAATGCTAATTTAAACTGGGCTGGACTCAAAGGAAGCAATTTCAATAGGGCAAATCTGCGGGGAGCAAAAATGCCTGATGGAAGAAAACACAATGATTTCTTGGAGTCTGCTAATTATTTCTTTAGTTAA
- a CDS encoding orange carotenoid protein N-terminal domain-containing protein, with protein MSFTIESARSIFPDTLVANVVPATVESCNQLSAEDQLALLWFAYTEMGVTITPAAMGAANMVFAEKTLTQIKQMSAEKQTQMMCDLVNHADTPICRTYSSFGTNIKLGFWYELGEWMKLGIVAPIPEGYKLSPQASDVLEAIRQLEGGQQLTVLQNIVVNMGYTSKVSAQNVKQPVVPPQDIAPRAKVSIEGIDNLTVLSYMENMNAFDFQGAVALFTEDGALQPPFQEPIVGQKNILAYMREECYGLKLIPERGVTESAAGEFTQTKVMGKVQTPWFTDSVSINLAWRFLLNPQGQIFFVAIDVLASPQELMELGLIR; from the coding sequence ATGTCCTTTACTATCGAGTCTGCGCGCTCTATTTTTCCCGACACTCTAGTTGCTAATGTGGTTCCGGCTACGGTTGAATCATGTAATCAACTCAGCGCTGAGGATCAGTTAGCTTTGCTTTGGTTTGCTTATACCGAGATGGGAGTTACAATCACCCCCGCTGCTATGGGAGCAGCCAATATGGTCTTCGCAGAAAAAACTCTGACGCAAATTAAGCAGATGTCTGCGGAGAAGCAAACGCAAATGATGTGCGATCTAGTGAACCATGCTGATACTCCCATCTGCCGTACCTATTCATCTTTCGGCACAAACATCAAGTTGGGCTTCTGGTATGAGTTAGGCGAGTGGATGAAACTAGGAATCGTTGCCCCGATTCCAGAAGGTTATAAACTTTCTCCGCAAGCATCAGATGTTCTCGAAGCTATCCGTCAACTTGAAGGCGGTCAGCAACTCACTGTATTACAAAATATTGTCGTTAATATGGGGTATACCTCAAAGGTTAGCGCGCAAAACGTCAAACAACCTGTGGTTCCACCTCAAGATATCGCGCCAAGAGCTAAGGTCAGCATTGAGGGCATCGATAACTTAACAGTCCTCAGCTACATGGAGAATATGAACGCCTTTGACTTTCAAGGGGCTGTGGCTTTATTTACTGAAGATGGTGCCTTGCAACCGCCTTTCCAGGAACCGATTGTGGGTCAGAAGAACATCCTCGCTTATATGCGTGAAGAATGCTACGGACTCAAGCTCATACCAGAGCGAGGGGTAACTGAATCAGCAGCAGGAGAATTTACTCAGACTAAGGTGATGGGTAAAGTCCAAACTCCTTGGTTTACTGACAGTGTTAGCATAAATCTAGCATGGCGGTTTTTGCTCAACCCGCAAGGACAGATTTTCTTTGTGGCAATTGACGTGCTGGCATCTCCTCAAGAACTTATGGAACTGGGCTTGATCCGATAG
- a CDS encoding ssl1498 family light-harvesting-like protein, with the protein MLYTDKEGKTLNSENCITANSFFIESEVYICEPLEMHFNQAGDLKAGKKPKKAIANLRSDGSELIPAEVQGHINKEGNQLLNVPLATGYTVDDEGMMNTYAIQPVMSLAEYPSPKQQQRYVVQGIVAILFVALTLMTAFAVS; encoded by the coding sequence ATGCTCTACACCGATAAAGAAGGGAAGACCCTCAACTCAGAGAATTGTATAACTGCTAACAGCTTCTTTATTGAATCTGAGGTGTACATCTGTGAACCATTGGAAATGCACTTCAATCAAGCAGGGGATTTAAAAGCGGGGAAAAAACCGAAGAAAGCAATTGCAAATCTTCGTAGTGATGGCAGTGAACTAATCCCAGCTGAAGTTCAAGGGCATATAAATAAAGAAGGCAATCAATTGCTGAATGTGCCTCTTGCAACTGGCTACACAGTAGATGATGAGGGAATGATGAATACCTACGCTATTCAACCCGTGATGTCTTTGGCAGAGTATCCCTCACCAAAACAACAACAGCGCTACGTCGTCCAGGGGATAGTAGCTATCTTGTTTGTTGCTCTGACACTGATGACTGCATTTGCTGTCAGCTAG
- a CDS encoding TolC family protein has protein sequence MLSSVHSTWVVVAIALLISAVPRNANAQNSSQTPPQNLNPSANPLQFPTKREEVQIQKTVPISLAQALELARRNNRNLQVTILELERSRAALRESQAALFPTLDINGSVTNSGNGFSSSDSQPSTSFNGTAQLNYDLYTSGSRQAIIKQAEEQLRIDELDVENQSREIELNIKTQYYNLQQADEQVRINQSAVANAQASLRDAQARERAGVGTRFDVLQAQVNLANAQQDLTNSLSDQQIARRQFGTLLSLPQSVDITAADTVALAGLWQPSLEQTIVEAFQNRPELRQQIAQRNISEQQRRQALAQVRPQVGLVTSYNLLDRFDDSVSVTDGYSIGLQASVNLFDGGAANARAAQARTNIAIAETQFANQRDQIRFNVEQYYAQLRSNLDNVQTSSVGLEQAREALNIARIRYQAGVGTQTEVIEAENDLTRAEGNRVTAILDYNRALANLQRAVSARASR, from the coding sequence ATGCTGTCTTCTGTGCATTCTACCTGGGTTGTTGTGGCGATCGCCCTATTAATTTCTGCTGTGCCAAGAAACGCTAATGCTCAAAATTCATCGCAGACACCGCCACAAAACTTAAATCCTAGTGCCAACCCTCTCCAATTTCCGACGAAAAGAGAAGAGGTGCAGATTCAAAAAACTGTCCCTATTAGTTTGGCGCAGGCTTTAGAATTAGCCAGACGCAACAATCGCAATTTACAAGTCACAATTTTAGAGTTAGAACGCAGTCGCGCTGCACTCCGAGAATCTCAAGCGGCTTTGTTTCCCACTCTTGATATTAATGGAAGTGTGACTAACAGTGGTAATGGCTTTAGTAGTAGTGATTCTCAACCTAGTACCTCTTTTAACGGTACAGCACAACTAAATTATGACCTTTATACATCTGGCAGTCGTCAAGCAATTATTAAACAAGCTGAAGAACAGTTACGGATAGATGAGTTAGATGTCGAAAATCAATCTAGAGAAATTGAACTCAATATCAAAACTCAATACTACAACTTACAACAAGCAGATGAACAAGTCAGAATTAATCAATCTGCGGTAGCCAATGCTCAAGCCAGTTTGCGAGATGCTCAAGCCAGAGAACGCGCAGGTGTGGGGACAAGATTTGATGTGCTGCAAGCTCAGGTAAATTTAGCTAATGCCCAACAAGACTTGACTAATTCTCTGTCAGATCAGCAAATTGCTCGTCGTCAGTTTGGTACACTGCTCAGTTTACCGCAGTCAGTAGATATCACGGCAGCAGATACAGTTGCACTGGCAGGACTTTGGCAACCAAGCTTAGAACAAACTATTGTTGAAGCCTTTCAAAATCGCCCAGAATTGCGCCAACAAATAGCCCAAAGAAATATTTCTGAACAACAGCGACGACAGGCGTTAGCCCAGGTAAGACCGCAAGTTGGGTTAGTCACAAGTTATAACTTACTTGATCGCTTTGACGATAGTGTCAGCGTTACTGATGGTTATTCCATTGGACTGCAAGCCAGCGTTAATTTATTCGATGGGGGAGCAGCCAACGCCAGAGCGGCGCAAGCTAGAACTAATATTGCGATCGCCGAAACTCAATTTGCGAATCAGCGTGACCAAATTCGCTTTAATGTGGAACAATACTACGCTCAACTACGCTCTAATTTAGATAATGTGCAGACTTCTAGTGTGGGTTTAGAACAAGCTAGGGAAGCCTTGAATATTGCCAGAATTAGATATCAAGCTGGCGTAGGTACGCAAACAGAAGTCATCGAGGCAGAAAACGACTTGACCAGAGCCGAAGGTAATCGAGTTACGGCAATTTTAGATTACAATCGGGCTTTGGCTAATCTCCAACGCGCCGTTAGTGCTAGAGCCTCGCGCTAG
- a CDS encoding ABC transporter ATP-binding protein translates to MVNMIWMESITKTYKLGEMSVPILKGIQLAIEEGEYVAIMGASGSGKSTLMNILGCLDRPTNGDYIFEGRNLTTFNDDELAYIRNQRIGFVFQQFNLLARSTALENVMLPMVYANLPKSKRRERALDALTRVGLGDRILNRPSQLSGGQQQRVAIARALVNRPALVLADEPTGALDTETSYEVMNLLTELNQQGITIIIVTHEPDIAAQTQRTIRVQDGLIVG, encoded by the coding sequence ATGGTAAACATGATTTGGATGGAATCTATTACTAAAACATATAAATTAGGAGAAATGAGTGTTCCCATTCTCAAGGGAATTCAATTAGCCATTGAAGAAGGCGAATATGTGGCAATTATGGGTGCATCAGGTTCAGGTAAATCGACGCTGATGAATATTCTAGGATGTTTAGATAGACCGACTAATGGCGACTATATTTTTGAAGGCAGAAACCTAACTACTTTTAATGATGATGAATTAGCATATATCCGCAATCAAAGGATAGGTTTTGTTTTTCAACAATTTAATTTATTAGCACGATCAACAGCACTAGAAAACGTGATGTTACCAATGGTTTATGCTAACTTACCCAAAAGTAAACGCCGCGAAAGAGCCTTGGATGCGTTAACAAGAGTGGGGCTAGGCGATCGCATTCTCAACCGTCCTAGTCAACTTTCTGGGGGACAACAACAACGAGTAGCGATCGCCCGTGCTTTAGTTAATCGGCCAGCATTAGTTTTGGCAGATGAACCCACAGGTGCGTTAGATACAGAAACTTCTTATGAAGTGATGAATTTACTCACAGAATTAAACCAGCAAGGCATCACAATTATAATTGTGACCCATGAACCAGATATTGCGGCTCAAACTCAAAGAACTATCCGCGTACAGGATGGTTTGATTGTCGGTTAA